ATGATGAGCTGTACATTTAGAGTGTTTTGATTGGTGGAAACACCTCATAGAAGTTAGCATACAGATTGTATAAATGTAGTTCTTGCTGTAATTATTCGAATTCATTCAATGAAATAATATCTTCATTCTTCTTAAGCATTTTCTCTCTAATTCTCTCAAGAAGTTTTCATCCTAAAGAGGTGAAAACTGACAGCAATCATAACCAAACCAAACCCAACCCCATGATGTTGACGATTTGGTACGACCAATTGAGGTATGTTATTCACGGCTGTACCGGTTACCGGGTTGTGTAGCGAAAACCTTACGGTACGGATAAGTCTGGTACTAGGATCATATTTTTCGAAACAAAACAAACCATTGCAACAACCAACAACGTTAGAATCATATCTATCAGAACAAGAATCATGTCTAGTTAGCTTCTTAAACGCTAAGGTTGATTTGTGATAATTTAAGGAATATATATTAGATTGTAATATCCCGTCTTTAAAGAGGATGAGGGTGGTGGAACACATAACATGAATGGAATTGCAGAACACACATAAGATACATACTTCCCATCTCTAATGTGAACCAATTACTCATGCCACTCGAACATACACCTGCAGAAATGGTTGATCTGCATCGCAATAGAAAACTCAAATTTCATAACTCATACCAAGTACTATCATATCATACTCAGTCCCAGCCACTAAACTTATCAGTTAAAGTCACTAGTTTTTTAATGGAGCACAAAATCACCTGTAGAATCACACCTGCATAGATCTGTGCACAAGTTAACCATCAATATGTCAACACATAACATGAATAGAATTGTAGAACACAGATAAGATACATACTTCCCATCTCTAATGTGAACCGATTTACTGTCAAAGAATCACTTCTACAATAAAATCTTCCCTATATATTTGCACAAGTTAACCATCTATATGTTCAATTAGTGTTACTTTGATTGGGAAATTTACCCCAGACCATGGTAATTGGCACACAGGTCTGCAGTACCAGACAGCAGCTGGAAGATGAATCTTCAGGATGACTGAATGACTCAGACTGCTGTCACCAAATTAACTTTCCAAGTATGCTGAGTATTATGTTCGAATAGGACCTTGTTCACCCAAAAATTTCGTGTaatttaggctccgtttggtttggtgtaaaacgttttcattgtaataattttccatggaaaacattttccaagggaaaatacaattccaaactagtttctCTCTCCCATAGCGAACATAATGGAAAAGGGAATGGGaaagggaggtaaggaggaaaagtggtctccctccctttcaaatggaaaaggtttttccacctttgagagagatatggaaaattgttttccatctattgccaaaccaaacaacgtataatgattgaaaaggggaaaatcgttttccacgaaaacgttttacaccctaccaaacgtAGCCTTAAACATCAATTTCATTGAAAATGTCATTCAGATCACAGCTACTCAGGTTGAAATTGAACCTCAGTTCTTCCATTTGATAACCAAGAATTTCCATGACCCACATCATTTCTTCATTTAGAGGATGGTCACTCTGACCATTAAAAAATGTGGTAATCTCCCCATGTTGCTGAGTATAACTCCAACCTGGGAGCTTCTTCAGTCCAAGAACCTTCATTTGGTTCCATGCATCATTCACCCCTTCCCATCTATTCATAGAAGCAAAACTATGAGCTAGTTGCACATAATTTCCAGCACATGCAGGTTTCAGCATCATGATATCTCTTGCAACAATTTCTCCAAGTTTAGCATCACCCTTCATCCTACATGCATCGAGAAGTATACCTAAAACATCAGTTGTAGGATTAGAGAACATTTTCCAAATGAATTCATATGCCTCTCCAATCTTTCCAGCTCGACAGAGCAGATCAACGATGCAAGCACGGTGCTCTAATTCTGGTTTAATTCCAAAATCCCGAGTCATAGAATTGAATAAGCTCAGACCTTCAGAAACCATCCCATTATGGCTACAAGAGAAGAGAACAGAAAGGAAAATGACATGATTTGGTTGATTCCCGGAAATTAGGAAATCCGAATACAGCTTTAAAGCCATCTCCCCTTTTCCATGACTTCCATATCCTGTGATAATCGTGCTCCAGGAAACAATATCGTGTTTTGGCAtctgattaaaacacttgtgaGCTGTTTTCAGGTCACCACATTTTGAATACATATCAACTAAAGCTGTACCAACCATGATGCTAGTCTGAGAAAAGGTTCTAGTGACAAAACTATGGATCCACTTCCCTTGTTGGAGGGCACCTGTGGAAGCACAAGCTTGGAGCAGAGAAATAATGGTAATATAGTCAGGTTGTTGAAGAGTTGATCTCATTTCATTAAGCAAGCACAAAGCCTGCCACAAATCACCATTTTGAGCATATGCTGCAACAATTGCATTCCATGAAACTATGTCCCTCTCACTCATACTGTCAAAACTAGCATGACTTTGCCTTAAATGACCACACTTTGCATACATTGTAATAAGTGAATTTTGAACAGGGATATCTAGAGTCATTCTTTGACGTAGTAGGTACGCGTGAACTGATTTCCCAAGTAGCAGTGAACTCATTTTTGCACAAGCAGCAATAACAGTAGCTATCGTTGAAGTAGAAGGTGTACAACAAGAACCCAGCATTTGACGAAACACCATCAATGCATCGCATGCACTATCATTCTGTACAAAGGCAGATATTACTGATGTCCAAAGAATCACATCCTTCTCCAAAACCCTTTCGAATACTCTAAATGCACTGCAAACGTTTCCACATTTCGAGTATAAGACCACAAGTGAGGTTGCTAAATGTGCATCCACTTGCAATCCACAAGTTATAATCTGTCCATGAATCAGTCTTCCCAAATCAACATCAGTTTGAAAAGTCTCGGAGGCGCTCAAAAGCGTACCAAACGTCTGTTGATCAGGGCCAATAGTACCATCACTCTTCATTCTCTTAAACAgcttcaaaatttcctcaaagTTCCCATCTTGAGCATAACCAGAAACCAAAGAATTCCATGAAACAATATCCCTCTCAAACATTGCTTCAAATAAGTCCCTAGCAGCTTTCATTCTCCCACATTTTccatacaaattcaacatacaattaaccaaattaagttcagaaatcaaaccaaactgaactacagtagcATGTAAACACTCCAACAATGGAATTTCACTAACCCCAGATAAGATATTCAACATGGTAACAGAGCTAGGTGAAATTCCCTCATATCTCATCAAATTATACAATCGAAACGCCTTATTAACATCCCCAGAATGCATGTAACACCCAATTAGAGAAGTCCATGGAACTACATTTCTCTCAGGCATTAAATCAAACACATTGTGTGCATTCTTTACTCGACCAAATTTCGAATAGAAATTGATCAAAGAAGATGAAATGTAGGAATCTGAAGAATACCCATGAATGATAATACGCTGATGTAATAAAATCCCAAATGAAAATTTGTTGAGGAAAGTGCAGGCTTTGAAAAGACAGGGGTAAGTGTGAGCATCTGGAGGAGTATGGCAGTTGAGCATTGTAGAAAAGGTGGTGAGTACATCACGGTGAGAACCCGCCGAGGAAAGGCGGTTTATGGTTGAATTGAATGACTTTGTTGTGGTGGTTGACGGCGGAGGCGGTGGTGGTTGTGGTTGTGGCCGCGCTGATGGTCTTATGTGAGCCTTAAGCCTGCTCATTTTAGTGGGTAGTTTAAAATTAGAGAGTAGATGATCCGTTtaaaaaagtacaaaaaaacaAATCCCGCCTAAAAAATGCTTCctcgttttttctttttttctttacgtttaatgagaaaaatttaatgtcacaATATAAAAAGTGTGACAgattaaggccctgttcttctgAACTTTGTttgactgaactgaactgaatggagctgaactgaactaaactgaattgaattgaactgaactgaattgaactgaatgaagctgaactgaatggaactgCAATAAAGTCCAAAAGAACAGGGTCTAAATGACCTAacgaatttaattggttaaaataatcatagacacaaattttgatagaatattaaagcatttatgtgataatataaaaggaaatgtaaagaatattATGAGACactcaaaaagaaaaacgtaaagaataaaaagagacggagagTACTATGATTATGATAGGATTGCGTATAAGAATCGTGTACATTTTCGACATATATGCGTCACAAATAAAAAGGACACTAGCATGCTTAAAATACTAATGTTATAAAACCGACGAGCTAAATTTTCTTCTTTGTGCCCTTGTTGAGTTTGATTCCTAAATGATTGGAAATTTTATAAGCATGTAGGTAATTGTAGGCACTTGATGAACCCCCATGTTGCCGAGATAGGTATGTGTAGGCATTTGATGAGCTCTGTTGCTTGGCGAGATGGTGCATGTAGGCCGTTAATGAGCACCATATTGGGCGAATAGTGGTTGAATACCAATAAATTAGAATAGTTGTTGTGGCATGATTATTTTCATGATATGCACCAATGACTTAAAAAATATGCAATATGACGCTAGtgtgtctgtttttttttttttttaatcgaaTTTAGAGTTAGTCCTCGAAAAACCCCCCAAAATTTTGAGGAATGTATACGGCGATCGTATAAGAAGCGCATTTTGGAACCTAAACAACACACTACTTGGCAGTGGCGGTGCCAGTACGGttcagtgggttcaactgaacccgTACTGGCATCTGGGAAAAATCTGTAAATCTGAAGAAAACAAACTAAGTATATATAATATTTTGCGCTTAATGTGAAAGATAAATGTTGATGGCTTAGTGGTACTTAACCCGCGTGTAGGTAGTGCTTTGCTTTTGTGTTTTGGTCACGGGTTCGAACCCTTTGCCCCAaacttttttgttttcttgctATTTTGTTCATACATTTGGATGAAAATGAcatttctttcatttttttttttcccttgggCAACCCATTTTATTATTGTTAATTTAACATTGGGACAgaaatatttgattttattatattttttcccCTTTTAATGATATCAATAACTAAGTTGTGTCATATATGTTCGAAAATTTCGAACACGTAATGAAAATTTTCTGAAGCTGCCACTGCTACTCGGTCACTTAAGTCTCATAATGACCTTCAACAAAATAGAATTTGTAAAATCGACTAAAATGTCATTTAATGAAAAGAACTATATAAATGGTCCTAAGTTCTAACTATCCAATATAAGGGTGAAAGTTATTTGGATAAAAACCGAACTACAAACCTAACTAAACCGAATCAGCAATGACAATTAACCACTAGATCAAGAACTCACCCaacttctaattaattaatgacaGTTTAAGCTCAATCAGAAACATATTTCAATATCCAAGTACATACGTACGTCAAACGATAGCAACATGACATGAGATAGGCAATATATAAtcctaattaataattaaagtcAAAGTAAAGCAGTGATACATCAATAGATACGTAATCAGACAATGTGGCCATAAACATAGAATGATAGAGAAACGTATGGTAAAATTCTAAGCAAATTAAGGCACAATATATACCATATAGTCATATACATGAACAATCACATTTCACAATTGTTCTTGGAATTTAAACTTTTTTGTtacaataatacttcaattccaAATATTACGTATACCCCAAGGTAGTAGAAAAATAATATACTCGTATTATGTTTCCCTCTAATAAATAGTAATTTTTGATGAAGACATATATACAGTcaacaataaataaaattaattaataataatagtgtaaactaggggtgttcatcggtccaaacCCGGACTGGACCGGACCGATCCGGACCGAACCgaagattgaaattttgataatttaaaacccaaagaccggaccgattatgcttggaccgaacccggaccggaccggaaaaatcggtccaaaacccggaccggaccgattgtagacctatttctatatattttttattttttctaaaaattatggcaaaaaagaaaaaatatatatacttcctccgttccggaaatatcgcaccatggttgactttcaCTCCTCTAAGccttactttgactcttaatatctcacatCGTGtgaaagcaaaaattataaaaaattaatatttggaaaatatatatcaatacgaatctaacatgacctcaCATGACTAAAACTTTCTTACGTACGAAccacaaaaaatggccaaagtcgtagtgtgaatagtgtaaaaaacaaatggtgcgatattttcggaacggaggaagtataaaaaatcaaatgtttaaggccTTTTtggaatctaaaataaaatatatcacaatatattaatatttacaacatattaaatgagataatttaatttttaaatagtttatattatattttattaaaaaaagtcGATCCGGTCCAAAATCGGGTTTTAGACCGGACCAGACCGGAAATTGATATTTCTCGACCCGGAGACCGGACCAGTTGCCTTCAGTCCGGTCTGATTCGGTCTATTTTTTCGGTCCGGATcaatttttgcacaccccttTTGGAAGACGAAATTTAATAGAAAAAAGAGTTGACAAGTACAAAACATAAAAGTGCTTGGATAACGGTTTAGAAAACGACTAACTAAGAACTTAAAAGAAGTTTAGAGTTTAATTTCCACGTAAGTAATTAGGTCAATAGGCATTGGTGCAACTGGTAGCTAAATCCAAGCTGGAAAGTTGGCCTACACCAATTATATAGTCTTGTTCACATCCATAAAGTCATGGATAATTCCTTTAATTTGGTTTGAATATATACTTTCATGAATGATAAATAAATATCTCAAAAATAACTACTTGATCTCTTTGTATGTCGGTCACATACATTTCTTTTTAACTCTCGATAATTTTCTATGTACAATTGTGATGGTACTAGGAAAGTACTCCCTTTGTCCCTTAATattcgacctgttttgaccgaaTACGCTTGTCAATATACATCTTTGACCattaatttctttaactacatattataaaaatttataaaaatattaatattttgaaaatatatattaagatgaagcctaccatatattatatactaacatttattttcatatactagaaataaaataggtaaaattgaattgtgtgaatagtgcaaaaagtcaaatcggatcgagtattaagagacagagggagtatacacTACACTACAAAAACttatactattaacgacgggaaatcccgtcgcaaaaggccaataattgttgattaacgacgggattttccgtcgcgaacccgtcataaaagggggctgTCGTTAATGgtaaatcccgtcgttaacccgtcgtaaaagacatttgcgacggttgttcccgtctttgttggttgttatccccgtcgcaaaaacccttttacgacgggatttttacccgtcgttattaggttgtcataaaagatacaaatttttgtagtgataTGATAATCAGTTATAGTGTTATACTATACGGAGTAAAATGCTACCGTTTAGGTTATTTCCTTACTAATATGTTTGGATGTGTTGAGTACATATAGCCTAAAAATAGTCCTAAATGATTGTAACTTGTAAAGTATAACTGACTGTACAGTGAAAATCATCACTCATGCATGCACATGAGTTACCGTTTATCAAAACTAGAAGTGGTGCAATAACTTAAAAACGGTAAAAGTGTTAAGagactaattaaaaaaaaacagagggGTCGATTATCTTCTATATATTCCATTAGCAGGGCCGGTTCTGGGGCGGCGCGGGGTGAGCGACGGAACAGGGCcctcaaattttaattttaaatatagtgTAAACAGTTTCCTAAATGTACATGAAAACTAATATGGAGCATTGGTTAAGGTAACATGATAAGTACAAAAGGTATGGGGTTCGAATCCCCTTGGCAATAAAACTACATTTTGCATGGTTTCCGGACATTGACATGTGTCCTTTgactgagttttttttttttttttttttttataattccgTGGAGATTACAATGCAATCAGTTGGGATTCCCAATTAGTCGATTACTGGGAAACAAACATTCATCCCTTCTTCTCTATTCTCATAATCTCATCCAACTTTCAAAAAAAACCTTTCATCTCCAATTTAATTTCTTCCTTCAAATCGTTATCAAATatcattttcaacaaattaatcttcAATGTTACAATGAAATTGATTATTAAACCGTTATTTCTCACCCTAATTTccctatatatataaaaaagttctttaattttcacaaataaaaatacaaacttgATTGCTAAAATTCCAATCTGATCTCTTTTTAAGTGATTCATTAATGTgtgttttttcttatgtttaTCATTTCGACAAATTTTTATAAGGGAAGTTTttttgtttaataaaaattgatttttttattaaattattgaattgagGGCCCAATTTTGAGAAATTGCACAGGGCCCATTTTTAAGGCGTAATTATAGCCCCGGCACTGTCCATTAGTATCTTAAATTGATAGGGAGTATTATAAAGCTCTTAAACAATTTAGTACACAATAGAGAATATATACCTTGCTTATCGGAAGGAAAAAGAATCGTGCGCTATCAACATTGCTATAGTTTAATTGATGTCTAAGAAATTGATTTTCTCTCCTCCTAATATTTGTGACCACAAATTAATTTATTGTATCATTTAGTTCTACTTTACTCCTTGGATTGTATTGGTAACAGTATCAAACTTGATCAAAGTAGATTATACAAGAATTTAATTGATTAACTTTAGAATTATAACTTCGAAAAGGGTTAATGATTGATATTCTGGTCACACTAATACACAAATGACAGATCTTGATCGAACAGTTTAATTAGGGGATCAGAGGAAAAAAACTAAGCAATATAGTATGAGATTTATACTATTTGTCTATTTTACTCAAATTTTAGGAGGAAagaaactaaaaatacactaacTACCAAATTTCTTGTTCTGGGGTCGGCCCCAAGACCATCTTTAAGATCCACTTTTGCTAACATGCACATACGTAATAGTGTAGTACTACGTGTATCTACGTATATACAAGAACGGAGTAGCTTAGTTTGTAAAGGTTCTTGGAGGTAGTACCAAAACCTGTTCAGATCACATGATCTCTACACTATTTGTCCTTTGCAGCTCTCTCTACaccataaaaaaaataaacaagtatATAAATATATTGATGAATAATATATAGAGTGTATATCACTTTAATCTTGGTtaattaataagataaacatgtTTTCATTATGGTTAATTGATAATTAGTTAGCATAATTTTGAAGCTTAATTAGCTTTGACGTATTAAAAAAAGGTCAAATATTTATTTCTTGTATAAACCAAACTTCTGGTTTGATATGACTAAGACCACTCCACTAAACTCAAGCCGCCTAAAACGCTTgaaaatccccccccccccccccccctttgcGTACAACTTATATGCATGTATGTGTCATATCTCTTGCCTATATATATTTCATCTCAAATCCTTACAAAAATCATTCAATCATCAACCTTAATTATAACAAGCTCTTCTAATTAGCTTTATATCCACCAACAATAATTATATTCTTCTAATACCACAAAATTAGCAAGATAATATGAAGTCCCTTAAGGTTGCAATTGTCTTAACCCTTCTCACGGCGGCCCTTCTCATCACTCTTGCCACAGCGCAACCCAAAAACAACAACGACAAGAAAAACCctaagaaaggaaaagaagctaTAAGATCAACAATAACCGATTCCTATCAAGGATCGAGTCGTTTTTTCAACTCAAAGAAAAAACCTCATTATGTTAATCCATATAAATCAACAGGTGGTCACAATGCTGGACGTGGTCGTGTTACATGCGACAGTTTCCCTAGGATTTGCCGCGTTAAAGGAAGCTCAGGTCCCGATTGTTGTGGTAAGAGGTGTGTTAATGTCAAAACGGATAAACTTAACTGTGGAATGTGCGGGCGAAAGTGCGCATTTCCCGAGGTTTGTTGCAACGGAAGGTGTGTTAATCTTTGGTATGATAGGAGGAATTGTGGTGGTTGCCAAAACAAATGTATCAGAGGAAACTTCTGCTACCGTGGGATGTGCAACTATTCTTAAATTAATATTGATGCATGCATGCATGCATATATATGAAGAATATTTGAGGATCAACCGTTATGCATAAAGATGCATATGTATAAGTATATACTATATACTAGCAAATTAATGTCCATAGTTTTCTTTAAGGGTtggatatttattaatttgtgaaATTGCTTGCATGGGACAAATAAAAGGGAGTCATTCAATCTAGCTATTAGCTGGGATGGTGGAAACTCTaagaaattaattaagattggttgtattatttttatttgtatttactactcgtatattatacggagtaattaaattagaatttgcAAATATATACGAGTACTAGTCATTGTTTATTGTTAGTACTTGATTGAGTCATAATTTGAGCATCTATTTATACGAACTAGCTGGTACTACGGAGTACATAAGTAGTATCATTCAAGTTCaacttaattattatatttgtcaaaaaaacttaattattacTTAATCAATAATAGTATAAAGGATATATCATCCTTTATATTATGATATTATCTCAAAAATTATCACGATTAACCAAATTAGATAAATATCCAACACTACTTTGTTATATTAAGAGTGATTGTGCATTGTACGTAGTAGCTTAGAGTTTTAATTAGTTCGACGTATTCTAAATCAGTCGAATAATTTAAAAGTGAAATTTACGATTGATTGTCCTTGAGAGTGTGACCAAGGGACATCCTTAGCTTGTATAGGTGGTTAAAATTCTTACTATACTACAAAACTCCGATCCATTTAATTGTCCACATTATTTCAATCCCTCGTAAATAATTGCTAAAGctcattttgtttttggtatATAACAATTAAGTGTatcatgtcaaaaaaaaaaaaacaattaagtGTATACAATATGTCAATATGTCAATATGTTTAGTTCTAGTTCTTGGATTTTATACAACTATTTTTAGAGAACCATTATCGTAAATAGTGGAGATATGTTCACTagatgtttatttatttttactttccaTCAAAAAATAAATATGATCAAGTGGAGCATTGAATGGAATTATAGCAAGAAATACGCCATACTTTTTTTGGAATGTTAGTACTGTACAATTTGATCTCCATCTACGGAACTCCTCCGTTGACCTTATTGACTCAAAAAAATCTCTTATTTTATCACAGGAATAAAACTTTACGTTGACTATACTCCTTGGTTTGAAATTGGTTTAGTGTATACGGAGTAAATGAGTAATGGTTATAAGTGTTGGAAATATAATGCACTAGATTAGgccccgtgcacgcacggatatttgaaaatcattatttgaccatctttt
This Spinacia oleracea cultivar Varoflay chromosome 6, BTI_SOV_V1, whole genome shotgun sequence DNA region includes the following protein-coding sequences:
- the LOC110777362 gene encoding stigma-specific STIG1-like protein 1, with protein sequence MKSLKVAIVLTLLTAALLITLATAQPKNNNDKKNPKKGKEAIRSTITDSYQGSSRFFNSKKKPHYVNPYKSTGGHNAGRGRVTCDSFPRICRVKGSSGPDCCGKRCVNVKTDKLNCGMCGRKCAFPEVCCNGRCVNLWYDRRNCGGCQNKCIRGNFCYRGMCNYS
- the LOC110777364 gene encoding pentatricopeptide repeat-containing protein At4g04370; this translates as MSRLKAHIRPSARPQPQPPPPPPSTTTTKSFNSTINRLSSAGSHRDVLTTFSTMLNCHTPPDAHTYPCLFKACTFLNKFSFGILLHQRIIIHGYSSDSYISSSLINFYSKFGRVKNAHNVFDLMPERNVVPWTSLIGCYMHSGDVNKAFRLYNLMRYEGISPSSVTMLNILSGVSEIPLLECLHATVVQFGLISELNLVNCMLNLYGKCGRMKAARDLFEAMFERDIVSWNSLVSGYAQDGNFEEILKLFKRMKSDGTIGPDQQTFGTLLSASETFQTDVDLGRLIHGQIITCGLQVDAHLATSLVVLYSKCGNVCSAFRVFERVLEKDVILWTSVISAFVQNDSACDALMVFRQMLGSCCTPSTSTIATVIAACAKMSSLLLGKSVHAYLLRQRMTLDIPVQNSLITMYAKCGHLRQSHASFDSMSERDIVSWNAIVAAYAQNGDLWQALCLLNEMRSTLQQPDYITIISLLQACASTGALQQGKWIHSFVTRTFSQTSIMVGTALVDMYSKCGDLKTAHKCFNQMPKHDIVSWSTIITGYGSHGKGEMALKLYSDFLISGNQPNHVIFLSVLFSCSHNGMVSEGLSLFNSMTRDFGIKPELEHRACIVDLLCRAGKIGEAYEFIWKMFSNPTTDVLGILLDACRMKGDAKLGEIVARDIMMLKPACAGNYVQLAHSFASMNRWEGVNDAWNQMKVLGLKKLPGWSYTQQHGEITTFFNGQSDHPLNEEMMWVMEILGYQMEELRFNFNLSSCDLNDIFNEIDV